A part of Melittangium boletus DSM 14713 genomic DNA contains:
- a CDS encoding DUF1360 domain-containing protein yields the protein MTKALAETKLFAGYDNREDLPLGSYLLLMGVYGASLAGYFAWRGGGGRRAFPRMDLEDVLLFGLATHKITRITAKDFVTTLVRAPFVRFQRKERAGEVSESSRGGALRRAVGDLLSCPFCLGPWVAGALVSAHAVRPSETRLVASIFALTTLSDFLQRAYEWVGQGLKHTRERAKAVEMSEGPLKEGAPAQAH from the coding sequence ATGACCAAGGCACTGGCGGAGACGAAGCTCTTCGCGGGGTACGACAACCGGGAGGACCTGCCGCTCGGCTCCTATCTCCTTCTGATGGGGGTGTACGGCGCCTCGCTCGCGGGCTACTTCGCCTGGCGCGGGGGTGGGGGGCGGCGCGCGTTTCCCCGCATGGACCTGGAGGACGTGCTCCTGTTCGGTCTGGCCACCCATAAAATCACCCGCATCACGGCCAAGGACTTCGTCACCACGCTCGTGCGCGCGCCCTTCGTCCGCTTCCAGCGCAAGGAGCGCGCGGGCGAGGTGAGCGAGTCCTCCCGGGGTGGGGCACTGCGGCGGGCCGTGGGCGATCTCCTCTCCTGCCCGTTCTGCCTCGGGCCCTGGGTGGCGGGGGCCCTCGTCTCCGCGCACGCGGTGCGCCCGAGCGAGACGCGGCTCGTCGCCTCCATCTTCGCCCTCACCACCCTGTCGGATTTTCTCCAGCGCGCCTATGAGTGGGTGGGGCAGGGGTTGAAGCACACCCGGGAGCGCGCCAAGGCCGTGGAAATGTCCGAGGGGCCCTTGAAGGAGGGTGCCCCGGCCCAGGCCCACTGA
- a CDS encoding PepSY-associated TM helix domain-containing protein, producing MKFTPRTFRIQWDLHAWAGVLASLFLFVIFFCGVFSLFREEIELWQDPAFHTAPPGQAPPSFDALLMQAMAQGTLPSRGAHVGLLTHEETRLVTAYLFEPTEVREVWLDPSTGTSLTARSRLASELYWMHFFYRVPWGMELSGLLAVAMLATLVSGLVIHLKDLRRQWWSFRPALKLRFSSSDAHKVLGVFGLPFTAMMGWTGAILCLSGLLAQGLTSTVYKGDANRVAALRGYAQPVREETKRDAVMRPLDELVARARAAVPGATGTPRYVDVQLQGDANAWVGVYFQMEPLGADHFAMMDAVSGEPFATSTHYRTPLFSFERVLFDLHYAHYGGLLLKLLYAILALAMCVVIITGNLIWLERRDAARARWGNRLLERLTVGVSAGLALGCGVYFASNRALPWTHPHRGDWEFGLFLGAWALAAAVALVPRLSPRRAGAWLCAGASLLFGGVIASDIVFQDANLFTALTRGLPPVFISQVLLCVFALGCGGVAWSLGRSRPPEKG from the coding sequence GTGAAGTTCACCCCTCGGACCTTTCGCATCCAGTGGGATTTGCACGCCTGGGCCGGAGTCCTCGCGAGCCTGTTCCTGTTCGTCATCTTCTTCTGCGGCGTCTTCTCGCTGTTCCGGGAGGAGATCGAGCTCTGGCAGGACCCCGCCTTCCACACCGCGCCGCCCGGACAGGCCCCTCCCTCCTTCGATGCGTTGCTGATGCAGGCGATGGCCCAGGGCACCTTGCCCTCGCGCGGCGCGCACGTGGGCCTCCTCACGCACGAGGAGACCCGGCTCGTCACGGCCTACCTCTTCGAGCCCACCGAGGTAAGGGAAGTCTGGCTGGACCCCTCCACCGGCACGTCACTGACCGCGCGCAGCCGGCTCGCGAGCGAGCTGTACTGGATGCACTTCTTCTACCGCGTGCCCTGGGGCATGGAGCTGTCGGGCCTGCTCGCGGTCGCGATGCTCGCCACGCTCGTCAGCGGGCTGGTCATCCACCTCAAGGATCTCCGCCGGCAGTGGTGGTCGTTCCGCCCCGCGCTGAAGCTGCGCTTCTCCTCCTCGGATGCACACAAGGTGCTCGGGGTGTTCGGGCTGCCCTTCACCGCGATGATGGGCTGGACGGGAGCCATCCTCTGCCTCTCCGGCCTGTTGGCCCAGGGGCTCACGTCCACGGTGTACAAGGGCGACGCGAACCGCGTGGCCGCGCTGAGAGGCTATGCCCAGCCCGTGCGCGAGGAGACGAAGCGCGACGCCGTGATGCGGCCCCTGGACGAGCTCGTCGCGCGCGCGCGTGCCGCCGTCCCCGGAGCCACGGGAACCCCCCGCTACGTCGACGTCCAACTCCAGGGGGACGCGAACGCCTGGGTGGGCGTCTACTTCCAGATGGAACCGCTCGGCGCCGACCACTTCGCCATGATGGACGCGGTGAGCGGCGAGCCCTTCGCCACCAGCACCCACTACCGCACGCCCCTCTTCTCCTTCGAGCGCGTGCTCTTCGATCTGCACTACGCCCACTACGGCGGGCTGCTGCTCAAGCTGCTCTACGCCATCCTCGCGCTCGCCATGTGCGTTGTCATCATCACGGGCAACCTCATCTGGCTCGAACGCCGGGACGCGGCCCGCGCACGGTGGGGCAACCGGCTGCTGGAGCGGTTGACCGTGGGCGTCTCCGCGGGACTCGCGCTCGGCTGTGGCGTCTATTTCGCCAGCAACCGCGCGTTGCCGTGGACCCATCCCCACCGGGGGGATTGGGAGTTCGGACTGTTCCTCGGCGCCTGGGCGCTCGCGGCCGCCGTGGCGCTCGTGCCGCGGCTCTCGCCCCGGCGGGCGGGCGCGTGGCTCTGCGCGGGGGCGTCGCTACTCTTCGGCGGAGTCATCGCCTCGGACATCGTGTTCCAGGACGCGAACCTGTTCACGGCCCTCACGCGGGGGCTGCCGCCCGTCTTCATCTCGCAGGTGCTGCTGTGCGTGTTCGCCCTGGGCTGCGGCGGCGTGGCCTGGAGCCTGGGGCGGAGCCGTCCACCGGAAAAGGGCTGA
- a CDS encoding TonB-dependent siderophore receptor, whose translation MSLHRRNLAGVPFLALATVAAAQEQGPTTVTLDTVQVEAERESATGPVDGYAAKRSASGTKTDAALLETPQSISVVGREQMDAQQVQSIVEATRYTPGVRSETFGADSRNDWFLVRGFSSQEAGYYLDGLQLPSSSFATWRIEPFGMERIEAVRGPSSVLFGGTNPGGLLNLVSKTPPAEALRHVEVGVNEFANAYGAVDLGGPIGGGGHWFYRVTALARGGGTQVRDIDNDRLFLAPSVTWAPTERTTLTVHGSYLLDRTRGQGFLPYEGTVVDAPYGRISTDFYTSDTSLDRFKRNQALLGYEFEHRFSDAWTVRQNLRYGRLGIDFKTLYGVGYDGPPADARLARGNFVTTPTANLFTLDNQAEARFSTGPVRHTVLFGFDYKHFRLADEQGYEAAESISLLDPVRGDFAPTDTRYTLNTSRQNQLGVYLQDQIQFVERLHLILSGRHDWVALKLDNTLLPASSYEGWQSAFSGRAGLLYAFDSGVSPYVSYSRSFNPVAGTTVTGELFEPERGEQYEAGLKFQPVGTRTSVGLSVFELRRRNFLTTDGLFNTLQIGEVRSRGIELEANASLARGLDLIGSASFYRLAITDGADFEQGKVPVGVPSLMASLWLDYTLPEGALKGFGAGAGVRHVGASFADRTNEKEVPGFTLVDAGIHYERASWRAAINASNLLDTTYVSGCSSTTACFYGDRRKAMLNVGYSF comes from the coding sequence ATGTCCCTTCACCGTCGAAACCTCGCGGGGGTGCCGTTCCTCGCGCTCGCGACCGTGGCCGCTGCTCAGGAGCAGGGCCCCACCACCGTTACGCTGGACACCGTGCAGGTGGAGGCCGAGCGCGAGAGCGCCACCGGCCCCGTGGATGGCTACGCGGCCAAGCGCAGCGCGAGCGGCACCAAGACGGATGCCGCGCTCCTCGAGACGCCGCAATCGATCTCCGTGGTGGGGCGTGAGCAGATGGATGCCCAGCAGGTGCAGTCCATCGTCGAGGCCACGCGCTACACGCCCGGCGTGCGCTCCGAGACGTTCGGTGCGGATTCGCGCAACGACTGGTTCCTGGTCCGCGGCTTCTCCTCGCAGGAGGCGGGCTACTACCTGGACGGGTTGCAGCTCCCGTCGAGCTCCTTCGCCACCTGGCGCATCGAGCCCTTCGGGATGGAGCGGATCGAGGCGGTGCGCGGGCCTTCCTCCGTGCTCTTCGGCGGCACCAACCCGGGTGGTTTGCTCAACCTGGTGAGCAAGACGCCCCCCGCGGAGGCACTGCGGCACGTGGAGGTGGGCGTCAACGAGTTCGCCAACGCCTACGGCGCCGTGGACCTGGGCGGGCCCATCGGGGGCGGTGGGCACTGGTTCTACCGCGTGACGGCGCTGGCCCGGGGCGGTGGCACCCAGGTGCGCGACATCGACAACGACCGCCTCTTCCTCGCGCCGAGCGTGACGTGGGCGCCCACCGAGCGCACGACGCTCACCGTGCACGGCAGCTATCTGCTCGATCGGACGCGCGGACAGGGCTTCCTCCCCTACGAGGGCACCGTCGTGGACGCTCCCTATGGGCGCATCTCCACGGACTTCTACACGAGCGACACCAGCCTGGATCGCTTCAAGCGGAATCAGGCGCTGCTCGGCTATGAGTTCGAGCACCGCTTCTCCGACGCCTGGACGGTGCGGCAGAACCTGCGCTACGGCCGGCTTGGCATCGACTTCAAGACGCTCTACGGCGTGGGCTATGACGGCCCGCCCGCGGACGCGCGGCTCGCTCGCGGCAACTTCGTGACCACCCCGACGGCGAACCTCTTCACCCTCGACAACCAGGCCGAGGCGCGTTTCTCCACCGGCCCGGTGCGCCACACCGTGCTGTTCGGGTTCGACTACAAGCACTTCCGGCTCGCGGACGAGCAGGGGTACGAGGCCGCCGAGTCCATCAGCCTGCTCGACCCCGTCCGGGGTGACTTCGCGCCCACCGACACGCGCTACACGCTCAACACGTCCCGGCAGAATCAGCTCGGCGTCTACCTCCAGGATCAGATCCAGTTCGTCGAGCGCCTGCACCTGATCCTCAGCGGCCGTCACGACTGGGTGGCGCTGAAGTTGGACAACACGCTGCTTCCCGCCTCGAGCTACGAGGGATGGCAGTCGGCGTTCAGTGGACGCGCGGGCCTGCTCTACGCCTTCGACAGCGGCGTCTCTCCGTACGTCAGCTATTCCCGCTCCTTCAACCCGGTCGCCGGCACCACGGTGACGGGTGAGCTCTTCGAGCCCGAGCGCGGCGAGCAGTACGAGGCGGGCCTCAAGTTCCAGCCCGTCGGAACCCGCACGTCCGTGGGCCTGTCCGTGTTCGAGCTGCGGCGGCGGAACTTCCTGACGACGGATGGCCTCTTCAACACCCTGCAGATCGGTGAAGTGCGCTCCCGGGGCATCGAGCTCGAGGCGAACGCGAGCCTTGCGCGAGGGCTGGATCTGATCGGTTCCGCTTCGTTCTACCGGCTGGCCATCACCGATGGCGCGGACTTCGAGCAGGGCAAGGTGCCCGTGGGCGTGCCCTCGCTCATGGCGTCGCTCTGGCTCGACTACACCTTGCCGGAAGGCGCGCTCAAGGGCTTCGGGGCCGGGGCGGGCGTGCGTCATGTCGGCGCGTCGTTCGCCGACCGCACCAACGAGAAGGAAGTGCCGGGCTTCACGCTCGTGGACGCCGGCATCCACTACGAGCGCGCCAGCTGGCGGGCGGCCATCAACGCCTCGAACCTGCTGGACACCACGTATGTGTCGGGATGCAGCTCCACGACGGCCTGCTTCTACGGGGACCGCCGCAAGGCCATGCTCAACGTGGGCTATTCCTTCTGA
- a CDS encoding Kelch repeat-containing protein has product MRTVKLAVSLTLPLLTQACGGPPPESSSALATRAAALTTATSRGCTFSLSHELRMMPRPTYYPLITRQASASCPWPGASLELGETHDPPKLSIAANDLGVAVSYTDRYSPSGSAGVHLRVLHVAPDTLTVVRGTELISVENYRASTIYSGELSLRTDATGTALRVQGEKSGSFSYPGGADDGRYYTATYPHFFTSTEAATIVSSDTAPEEHWADTGSLTRARAGHTATLLNATGDVLLVSGDSAEIHNPYTHVTRSAGTPIIQHAQHTATALASGQVLVAGGASGTMKRSSSELYDPATDAWSYAAEMHTPRALHTATLLDSGQVLVVGGESTQTETDSAELYDPDTNTWNNVAPLPSPRSRHTATLLYSGKVLVTGGQSPSSSALQDARLYDPATNAWTPAGTLSLGRAGHLAVQLYSGKVFILGGGLDQVDVYDPYSLTPWTQGPELAQGGSATSATHLYSGEVLVTHATGQASLYDPSTDAWRSAGNLSAPRLGHTATLLHTGQVLVTGGATAGVPSTTVQTYTH; this is encoded by the coding sequence ATGCGCACCGTGAAGCTGGCAGTCTCCCTGACCCTCCCCCTCCTGACCCAGGCCTGTGGCGGACCCCCGCCCGAGTCCTCCTCCGCGCTGGCCACGCGCGCCGCCGCGCTGACGACCGCCACCTCGCGGGGGTGCACCTTCTCCCTGTCCCATGAACTCCGGATGATGCCCCGGCCCACCTACTACCCCCTCATCACGCGGCAAGCCTCGGCCTCGTGCCCCTGGCCGGGTGCGAGCCTGGAGCTCGGGGAGACCCACGATCCGCCCAAGCTGTCGATCGCGGCGAACGACCTGGGCGTCGCCGTCAGCTACACGGACAGGTACTCGCCGAGTGGCAGCGCGGGCGTCCACCTGAGGGTCCTCCACGTGGCGCCGGACACGTTGACGGTGGTGCGCGGGACCGAACTGATCTCGGTCGAGAACTACCGCGCCTCGACCATCTACAGCGGGGAGTTGTCCCTGCGCACGGACGCCACGGGAACGGCGCTCCGGGTCCAGGGTGAGAAGTCGGGCAGCTTCTCCTACCCGGGCGGCGCCGACGACGGACGGTATTACACCGCGACGTACCCCCACTTCTTCACCAGCACGGAGGCCGCCACCATCGTCTCCTCGGACACCGCCCCCGAGGAGCACTGGGCCGACACGGGCTCGCTGACCCGTGCGCGCGCGGGCCACACCGCCACCCTGCTCAACGCCACGGGCGACGTGCTGCTGGTGAGCGGCGACAGCGCGGAAATCCACAACCCCTACACCCACGTGACCCGGAGCGCGGGCACGCCCATCATCCAGCATGCGCAGCACACCGCGACGGCGCTCGCCTCGGGCCAGGTGCTCGTGGCGGGAGGCGCGTCGGGCACGATGAAGCGCTCCAGCTCGGAGCTGTATGACCCGGCCACGGACGCCTGGTCCTACGCGGCCGAGATGCACACGCCGCGCGCCCTGCACACGGCGACCCTGCTCGACTCGGGCCAGGTGCTGGTGGTGGGCGGCGAGTCCACCCAGACGGAGACGGACTCGGCCGAGCTGTATGACCCGGACACGAACACGTGGAACAACGTGGCGCCCCTCCCCTCGCCCCGGAGCCGGCACACGGCGACGCTGCTCTACTCGGGCAAGGTGCTGGTGACGGGCGGCCAGTCCCCTTCGTCCAGCGCGCTCCAGGACGCGCGGCTCTACGATCCCGCCACGAACGCGTGGACCCCCGCGGGCACCCTGTCGCTGGGACGCGCGGGCCACCTCGCCGTCCAGCTCTACTCGGGCAAGGTGTTCATCCTGGGCGGAGGCCTCGATCAGGTGGACGTCTACGATCCCTACAGCCTCACGCCCTGGACCCAGGGCCCGGAACTCGCCCAGGGAGGCTCGGCCACCAGCGCCACGCATCTCTACTCGGGCGAGGTCCTGGTCACGCACGCCACCGGCCAGGCGTCCCTGTATGACCCGTCGACGGACGCGTGGAGGTCGGCGGGGAACCTGTCGGCGCCGCGCCTGGGACACACGGCGACCCTGCTCCACACGGGACAGGTGCTCGTGACAGGCGGAGCGACCGCCGGCGTGCCGTCCACGACCGTGCAGACCTACACGCACTGA
- a CDS encoding DUF2381 family protein: MGSAAPARQPPSPAREQQQRQVIVPSGSGEPVPEVRVAAGVSTYLRFNAPIDRASLEVEGRAARFKLVDSGEYTLTLEVAVEPGPGEKLGVRVRYKDGGAPAYAALVLVSHPTLVDKEVEVVRRPRTVEALEARLSHVEAELVSLKAQRARSGLPSIAFAGMFDSMGVRATLFFGRPAPGNKGGLELGIGTGYRATRWAMVVVQVRNLPGQSAWAPGAARLTSVKGTPVKVLSVHMEKPQLQPGEFALVAVMVEPPASNEVRFQLELMDTEGGRLLPITEVQL, from the coding sequence GTGGGGAGCGCTGCGCCCGCGCGGCAACCCCCGTCTCCTGCCCGCGAGCAGCAACAGCGGCAAGTCATCGTCCCCAGCGGCTCGGGTGAGCCCGTGCCAGAGGTGAGGGTGGCGGCCGGTGTGTCCACCTACCTGCGCTTCAACGCGCCCATCGACAGGGCCTCGTTGGAGGTGGAGGGGCGGGCAGCGCGCTTCAAGCTGGTGGACTCGGGCGAGTACACCCTCACCCTTGAAGTGGCTGTCGAGCCGGGCCCCGGGGAGAAGCTGGGCGTGCGGGTGCGCTACAAAGACGGTGGCGCCCCGGCGTACGCCGCCCTCGTCCTCGTCTCCCACCCCACGCTGGTGGACAAGGAGGTGGAGGTGGTGCGCCGCCCGCGCACCGTCGAGGCACTGGAGGCCAGGCTGTCCCACGTGGAAGCCGAGCTCGTCTCACTGAAGGCCCAGCGCGCGCGGAGCGGGCTTCCCAGCATTGCCTTCGCCGGAATGTTCGACTCGATGGGTGTCCGCGCCACGCTCTTCTTCGGGAGGCCGGCTCCCGGCAACAAGGGCGGCCTCGAGCTGGGGATTGGCACCGGATACCGGGCCACTCGCTGGGCCATGGTGGTGGTCCAGGTGCGCAACCTCCCGGGACAGTCCGCCTGGGCGCCCGGCGCGGCGCGGCTCACCAGCGTGAAGGGGACGCCGGTGAAGGTGCTCTCGGTGCACATGGAGAAACCCCAGCTCCAGCCGGGGGAGTTCGCTCTCGTGGCCGTCATGGTGGAGCCCCCCGCCTCCAACGAGGTCCGCTTCCAGCTGGAGTTGATGGATACCGAGGGCGGGCGGCTCCTACCCATCACCGAGGTTCAACTCTAG
- a CDS encoding serine/threonine protein kinase: MTDALHPDHLQPGHAVGPWLIVEVLGRGGSSRVFKVERDGQPYSLKMALLPLTQSTEELTEEQHVEETSAYRRLAREAAALFTYASHPNLLRVYAVDVWPHPTKGYPLLVTDFIDGDNWHEWRWRKPPHAILLVDTFSGVVCTVGMLHARGVYHRDLKAENILIRRKDGRPFVIDFGTVRLPGALTKTLGLPEGVLHLVPPELLAYTRTEAWKRGEPFQGGVAADLYALGVLLYQGLTDRHPFDPELPDKELLAAIAAVPPTAPHLINPLVPRSLSDIAMKLLEKQPEDRYPNTQALLEALEQTIEKQRKSPAWKVPLSAPEGPAEAPPKQTEQEQVAPPQQAAPAGEAAPPPEDTRPPEDAREEAPAKKRWTWRVGRLAMVGLILLVGLFLASWLVRSTLARTHMSEQPIASGPPEKGSAPVSPLTTPQGSTPSSRSRFGALTVWLCTATGLGCPAAQVRPEPEDCPAEAQHAMFEVLKLNQGMRLQAIVDINQLGGPYDEGIYRDGPIVGRVVQREGTAPQLPGGTLLYGRLWTGIRTQDLDGVELVLGRYTEALLPDGRKLPVCMALGGPDGRARKEPGSEPGAVRLRRELPVGAVSRWP; this comes from the coding sequence ATGACGGACGCTCTACACCCCGACCACCTTCAACCCGGCCACGCGGTGGGGCCCTGGCTCATCGTCGAGGTGCTGGGCCGTGGCGGCTCCTCTCGAGTTTTCAAGGTGGAGCGCGACGGCCAGCCCTACTCCCTGAAAATGGCGCTGCTGCCCCTCACCCAATCCACGGAGGAGCTCACGGAGGAGCAGCACGTGGAGGAGACGAGTGCCTACCGGCGCCTGGCGCGCGAGGCAGCGGCGCTCTTCACCTACGCCTCCCACCCCAACCTGCTGCGAGTGTACGCAGTGGACGTCTGGCCCCACCCCACCAAGGGCTACCCACTCCTCGTCACCGACTTCATCGACGGGGACAACTGGCACGAGTGGCGTTGGCGCAAGCCCCCTCATGCCATCCTGCTGGTGGACACCTTCTCCGGCGTGGTGTGCACCGTGGGCATGCTGCACGCACGCGGCGTGTACCATCGGGACTTGAAGGCGGAGAACATCCTCATCCGCAGGAAGGACGGTCGACCGTTCGTCATCGATTTTGGCACCGTACGCCTGCCGGGAGCGCTCACGAAGACGCTGGGCCTGCCCGAGGGGGTCCTGCACCTGGTGCCCCCCGAGCTCCTGGCCTACACGCGCACCGAGGCGTGGAAGCGGGGCGAGCCCTTCCAAGGCGGCGTGGCCGCGGACCTGTACGCACTGGGGGTTCTGCTCTACCAGGGTCTCACGGATCGGCACCCCTTCGACCCGGAGCTGCCGGACAAGGAGCTGCTGGCCGCCATCGCCGCCGTCCCTCCCACCGCTCCTCACCTGATCAACCCCCTGGTGCCGCGCTCGCTCAGCGACATCGCCATGAAGCTGCTGGAGAAGCAGCCCGAGGACCGCTACCCCAACACCCAGGCCCTGCTCGAAGCACTGGAGCAGACCATCGAGAAGCAGAGGAAATCCCCCGCCTGGAAGGTGCCCCTCTCCGCACCGGAGGGCCCGGCGGAGGCGCCGCCCAAACAGACGGAACAGGAGCAGGTGGCTCCGCCCCAGCAAGCGGCACCCGCGGGTGAAGCAGCTCCGCCACCAGAGGATACAAGGCCGCCGGAGGACGCTCGTGAGGAGGCTCCCGCCAAGAAGCGCTGGACGTGGCGCGTGGGGCGCCTCGCCATGGTGGGCCTGATCCTCCTTGTCGGCCTGTTCCTTGCCTCATGGCTGGTGCGATCCACACTCGCGCGGACCCACATGTCGGAGCAGCCCATCGCATCCGGCCCCCCCGAGAAAGGAAGTGCGCCCGTGTCCCCCCTCACTACGCCCCAGGGCTCGACTCCCTCCAGCCGCTCACGCTTCGGAGCCCTCACCGTGTGGCTGTGCACCGCTACGGGGCTGGGCTGTCCCGCCGCCCAGGTGAGGCCGGAGCCAGAGGACTGCCCCGCCGAGGCCCAGCACGCCATGTTCGAGGTGCTGAAACTCAACCAGGGCATGCGTCTCCAGGCCATCGTCGACATCAACCAGCTTGGCGGCCCTTATGATGAGGGCATCTACCGCGACGGTCCCATCGTCGGCCGCGTGGTGCAGCGTGAGGGGACTGCGCCGCAACTGCCCGGCGGCACCCTACTGTACGGGAGGCTCTGGACGGGCATTAGGACTCAGGACCTGGATGGAGTGGAACTCGTGTTGGGGCGCTACACCGAGGCACTGCTGCCGGACGGCCGCAAGCTGCCGGTGTGCATGGCCCTGGGCGGGCCGGATGGGCGCGCGCGCAAGGAGCCCGGCTCCGAGCCCGGGGCCGTTCGACTGAGGCGAGAACTCCCGGTAGGCGCGGTCTCGCGCTGGCCGTGA
- a CDS encoding Imm52 family immunity protein has protein sequence MTTPVLVNVLKAMVLAWDPVFGVVASDELRWALRPERDPRGFAGWLTYVARARGDVPPLPPPVRAEQVEDKGSVMVLAPERLSASNPEHLALGRRVQEALDAKGLLRPVLS, from the coding sequence ATGACAACGCCCGTACTCGTGAACGTCCTGAAGGCCATGGTGCTCGCGTGGGATCCTGTCTTTGGCGTCGTGGCCAGCGACGAGTTACGGTGGGCCCTACGGCCCGAGAGAGACCCGCGGGGCTTCGCGGGTTGGCTCACCTACGTAGCGCGTGCGCGCGGGGATGTGCCTCCGCTGCCTCCGCCCGTCCGAGCGGAGCAAGTAGAGGACAAGGGGTCGGTCATGGTCCTCGCACCGGAGCGTCTGAGCGCCTCCAACCCAGAGCACCTGGCGCTCGGTCGCAGGGTCCAGGAGGCGTTGGACGCGAAGGGCCTACTCCGTCCAGTGCTCTCGTAG
- a CDS encoding Imm52 family immunity protein, whose protein sequence is MSERYEIKAYWGHRPESADECARRAETFFRLLGECHPDFARWYEKSNSARKALQLGFEPTRDTFISFFGREKYQILDDGFEFDAWTGHVEQGRGGSVMLGCGSKAEFAPNFLWLVLPKEALGQERVVTGPVVSGAMRAVAVAWEPEWAVATADGLWDELSGGSQLGCFVGWMTYFSRDRGEVPVLPAPVRVESVGDKGTLVILTPERLIPSNPEHVALAWRTQRALKEQGLFRLMVPPASRRKV, encoded by the coding sequence ATGAGCGAACGCTACGAGATCAAAGCGTATTGGGGGCACCGTCCAGAGTCGGCCGATGAGTGCGCACGGCGGGCGGAGACGTTCTTCCGCCTCCTTGGGGAGTGCCATCCGGACTTCGCGCGGTGGTACGAGAAAAGCAACTCCGCTCGAAAGGCGCTGCAACTAGGCTTTGAGCCCACCCGCGACACCTTCATCAGTTTCTTCGGCCGCGAGAAGTACCAGATTCTGGATGACGGTTTTGAGTTCGACGCCTGGACGGGGCATGTGGAACAGGGCCGGGGCGGATCGGTCATGCTCGGTTGTGGGTCGAAGGCGGAGTTTGCGCCGAACTTCCTGTGGCTCGTCCTCCCTAAGGAGGCCCTGGGTCAAGAGCGCGTAGTCACTGGGCCTGTCGTCTCTGGTGCCATGCGCGCCGTGGCTGTGGCGTGGGAGCCGGAATGGGCGGTTGCGACGGCTGACGGGCTGTGGGACGAGCTTTCCGGCGGCAGTCAGCTCGGATGCTTCGTTGGCTGGATGACGTACTTCTCGCGGGACCGGGGCGAGGTGCCTGTCCTCCCTGCGCCGGTGCGTGTTGAGTCCGTGGGTGACAAGGGAACGCTCGTGATACTCACGCCGGAGCGACTTATCCCCAGCAATCCGGAGCACGTGGCGCTCGCTTGGCGAACGCAGAGGGCGCTCAAAGAGCAGGGACTGTTCCGGTTGATGGTGCCGCCCGCTTCCAGGCGAAAGGTTTGA